Proteins encoded by one window of Puntigrus tetrazona isolate hp1 chromosome 17, ASM1883169v1, whole genome shotgun sequence:
- the prox1a gene encoding prospero homeobox protein 1a isoform X2 — protein sequence MPDHDSTSLLSRQTKRRRVDIGVKRTVGQASVVFTRGKATFLSAMNPHGSDQDVECSVVQHADGEKSNVLRKLLKRANSYEDAMMPFPGATIISQLLKNNLTKNGGSEPNFQGSGLSSTGSEIQQEDACSNSSRGSPQECLSPFNRPSMTQFEMERLTDEHLRAKRARVENIIRGMSHSPSVTLRAGDNEREGAAQPPSPRENYRENKRKQKLPQQQQQSFQQLVSARKEQKHEERRQLKLQLEDMQKQLRQLQEKFYQIYDSTDSENDEDGNISEDSMRSDRMDNRAHDSVPDRSDNEMSDVDPGHFLDRACALIREQTMATEGDKPKRDGSRGKSQGPTSMHAEGKQLAETLKQELNTAMSQVVDTVVKVFAKPPRPVPQVFPPLQMPPDRFAVNGENPNFHTANQRLQCFGDVIIPNPLDTFASMQVPNSNDQTEALPLVVRKNSSDQTGSLPTPGAHHHPSLHPSPLSTTMGFSPPSFRHPFPLPLMGYPFQSPLGAPTGPYPGKDRSSPESLDLSRETTSLRTKMSSNHLSHHRSISPTHPGNEGLSLSLIKSECGDLQDMSDISPYSGSTIQEGLSPNHLKKAKLMFFYTRYPSSNMLKMFFSDVKFNRCITSQLIKWFSNFREFYYIQMEKFARQAINDGVTGADELSVSRDCELFRALNMHYNKANDFEVPERFLEVAQITLREFFNAIVAGKDVDPSWKKAIYKVICKLDSEVPEIFKSPNCLQELLHE from the exons ATGCCTGACCATGACAGCACATCCCTCTTAAGCAGACAAACCAAGAGAAGAAGAGTTGACATAGGAGTGAAGAGGACTGTTGGGCAAGCATCTGTGGTTTTCACCCGAGGAAAAGCAACCTTTCTTAGTGCCATGAATCCCCACGGTTCCGATCAGGATGTTGAGTGTTCTGTGGTGCAGCACGCAGACGGCGAGAAGTCCAACGTGCTTCGCAAGCTGTTGAAGAGGGCGAACTCTTATGAAGACGCTATGATGCCCTTTCCGGGGGCAACCATCATCTCCCAACTTCTGAAAAACAATTTGACCAAAAATGGAGGCAGTGAGCCTAATTTCCAGGGAAGTGGCCTCTCGAGCACCGGTTCAGAGATCCAGCAGGAGGATGCTTGCAGCAATTCCTCACGGGGCAGCCCTCAGGAGTGCCTTTCACCATTCAACAGGCCCTCCATGACCCAATTTGAAATGGAGAGGCTAACAGATGAGCATCTTAGGGCCAAACGAGCCCGGGTGGAGAACATCATCCGTGGGATGAGCCATTCACCTAGCGTCACGCTCCGTGCAGGTGATAATGAGCGCGAGGGGGCAGCCCAGCCCCCGAGTCCTCGTGAGAACTACCGGGAAAACAAGCGCAAGCAGAAACtaccacagcagcagcagcagagttTCCAGCAACTCGTCTCTGCGCGCAAAGAGCAGAAACACGAAGAGCGCCGGCAACTGAAACTGCAGTTGGAGGACATGCAGAAGCAGCTCCGGCAACTGCAAGAGAAGTTCTACCAGATTTACGATAGCACTGACTCTGAGAATGATGAAGATGGAAACATCTCTGAAGACAGCATGCGCTCTGACAGAATGGACAATCGCGCCCATGACTCTGTCCCAGATCGCTCCGACAACGAGATGTCTGATGTGGATCCGGGGCACTTCCTGGATCGAGCATGCGCACTTATTCGAGAGCAGACCATGGCAACAGAGGGGGACAAACCCAAACGTGATGGCTCACGAGGAAAGAGCCAGGGACCAACCTCCATGCATGCAGAGGGCAAACAGCTAGCAGAGACACTAAAACAAGAGCTCAATACAGCAATGTCCCAAGTAGTGGACACCGTGGTGAAGGTCTTCGCTAAGCCTCCACGCCCAGTTCCTCAGGTTTTCCCACCCCTGCAGATGCCCCCTGATCGTTTCGCAGTCAATGGAGAGAACCCAAATTTCCATACTGCCAACCAGCGCTTGCAATGTTTCGGTGATGTCATCATTCCTAATCCCCTGGACACTTTTGCTAGCATGCAGGTGCCCAACTCGAATGACCAAACAGAAGCCCTGCCTTTGGTAGTGAGAAAGAACTCCTCAGATCAGACTGGGTCTCTTCCCACACCTGGGGCTCACCACCATCCCTCCCTGCACCCCTCACCCTTATCTACCACAATGGGCTTTAGTCCTCCCTCTTTCCGCCATCCTTTCCCCCTTCCTCTAATGGGCTACCCTTTTCAGAGCCCCTTAGGTGCCCCAACAGGGCCTTACCCAGGAAAGGATAGGTCTTCTCCCGAGTCTCTGGATCTGTCCAGAGAGACCACCAGCCTACGGACCAAGATGTCGTCTAACCACCTCAGCCACCATCGTTCCATCTCACCAACACACCCAGGGAATGAAGGCTTGTCCTTGTCCCTAATCAAGTCAGAGTGCGGAGACCTTCAGGACATGTCTGACATCTCTCCATATTCAGGAAGTACa ATCCAAGAGGGGCTTTCTCCGAACCATCTGAAGAAAGCCAAGCTGATGTTCTTCTACACACGCTACCCCAGCTCCAACATGCTGAAGATGTTCTTCTCAGACGTGAAG TTCAACCGCTGCATCACATCTCAACTGATCAAGTGGTTCAGCAACTTCCGTGAGTTCTACTACATCCAGATGGAGAAATTCGCTCGGCAGGCCATCAACGACGGCGTGACAGGGGCAGATGAGCTGAGCGTGAGCCGGGACTGCGAGCTTTTCCGCGCTCTTAACATGCACTACAACAAGGCCAACGATTTTGAG GTTCCGGAGCGATTCCTGGAAGTGGCACAGATCACGTTACGGGAGTTTTTCAATGCCATTGTGGCAGGCAAAGATGTTGATCCTTCCTGGAAGAAGGCCATATACAAGGTCATCTGCAAGCTGGACAGTGAGGTCCCAGAGATTTTCAAATCTCCCAATTGTCTGCAGGAGCTTCTGCATGAGTAG
- the prox1a gene encoding prospero homeobox protein 1a isoform X1 gives MPDHDSTSLLSRQTKRRRVDIGVKRTVGQASVVFTRGKATFLSAMNPHGSDQDVECSVVQHADGEKSNVLRKLLKRANSYEDAMMPFPGATIISQLLKNNLTKNGGSEPNFQGSGLSSTGSEIQQEDACSNSSRGSPQECLSPFNRPSMTQFEMERLTDEHLRAKRARVENIIRGMSHSPSVTLRAGDNEREGAAQPPSPRENYRENKRKQKLPQQQQQSFQQLVSARKEQKHEERRQLKLQLEDMQKQLRQLQEKFYQIYDSTDSENDEDGNISEDSMRSDRMDNRAHDSVPDRSDNEMSDVDPGHFLDRACALIREQTMATEGDKPKRDGSRGKSQGPTSMHAEGKQLAETLKQELNTAMSQVVDTVVKVFAKPPRPVPQVFPPLQMPPDRFAVNGENPNFHTANQRLQCFGDVIIPNPLDTFASMQVPNSNDQTEALPLVVRKNSSDQTGSLPTPGAHHHPSLHPSPLSTTMGFSPPSFRHPFPLPLMGYPFQSPLGAPTGPYPGKDRSSPESLDLSRETTSLRTKMSSNHLSHHRSISPTHPGNEGLSLSLIKSECGDLQDMSDISPYSGSTIQEGLSPNHLKKAKLMFFYTRYPSSNMLKMFFSDVKFNRCITSQLIKWFSNFREFYYIQMEKFARQAINDGVTGADELSVSRDCELFRALNMHYNKANDFEQVPERFLEVAQITLREFFNAIVAGKDVDPSWKKAIYKVICKLDSEVPEIFKSPNCLQELLHE, from the exons ATGCCTGACCATGACAGCACATCCCTCTTAAGCAGACAAACCAAGAGAAGAAGAGTTGACATAGGAGTGAAGAGGACTGTTGGGCAAGCATCTGTGGTTTTCACCCGAGGAAAAGCAACCTTTCTTAGTGCCATGAATCCCCACGGTTCCGATCAGGATGTTGAGTGTTCTGTGGTGCAGCACGCAGACGGCGAGAAGTCCAACGTGCTTCGCAAGCTGTTGAAGAGGGCGAACTCTTATGAAGACGCTATGATGCCCTTTCCGGGGGCAACCATCATCTCCCAACTTCTGAAAAACAATTTGACCAAAAATGGAGGCAGTGAGCCTAATTTCCAGGGAAGTGGCCTCTCGAGCACCGGTTCAGAGATCCAGCAGGAGGATGCTTGCAGCAATTCCTCACGGGGCAGCCCTCAGGAGTGCCTTTCACCATTCAACAGGCCCTCCATGACCCAATTTGAAATGGAGAGGCTAACAGATGAGCATCTTAGGGCCAAACGAGCCCGGGTGGAGAACATCATCCGTGGGATGAGCCATTCACCTAGCGTCACGCTCCGTGCAGGTGATAATGAGCGCGAGGGGGCAGCCCAGCCCCCGAGTCCTCGTGAGAACTACCGGGAAAACAAGCGCAAGCAGAAACtaccacagcagcagcagcagagttTCCAGCAACTCGTCTCTGCGCGCAAAGAGCAGAAACACGAAGAGCGCCGGCAACTGAAACTGCAGTTGGAGGACATGCAGAAGCAGCTCCGGCAACTGCAAGAGAAGTTCTACCAGATTTACGATAGCACTGACTCTGAGAATGATGAAGATGGAAACATCTCTGAAGACAGCATGCGCTCTGACAGAATGGACAATCGCGCCCATGACTCTGTCCCAGATCGCTCCGACAACGAGATGTCTGATGTGGATCCGGGGCACTTCCTGGATCGAGCATGCGCACTTATTCGAGAGCAGACCATGGCAACAGAGGGGGACAAACCCAAACGTGATGGCTCACGAGGAAAGAGCCAGGGACCAACCTCCATGCATGCAGAGGGCAAACAGCTAGCAGAGACACTAAAACAAGAGCTCAATACAGCAATGTCCCAAGTAGTGGACACCGTGGTGAAGGTCTTCGCTAAGCCTCCACGCCCAGTTCCTCAGGTTTTCCCACCCCTGCAGATGCCCCCTGATCGTTTCGCAGTCAATGGAGAGAACCCAAATTTCCATACTGCCAACCAGCGCTTGCAATGTTTCGGTGATGTCATCATTCCTAATCCCCTGGACACTTTTGCTAGCATGCAGGTGCCCAACTCGAATGACCAAACAGAAGCCCTGCCTTTGGTAGTGAGAAAGAACTCCTCAGATCAGACTGGGTCTCTTCCCACACCTGGGGCTCACCACCATCCCTCCCTGCACCCCTCACCCTTATCTACCACAATGGGCTTTAGTCCTCCCTCTTTCCGCCATCCTTTCCCCCTTCCTCTAATGGGCTACCCTTTTCAGAGCCCCTTAGGTGCCCCAACAGGGCCTTACCCAGGAAAGGATAGGTCTTCTCCCGAGTCTCTGGATCTGTCCAGAGAGACCACCAGCCTACGGACCAAGATGTCGTCTAACCACCTCAGCCACCATCGTTCCATCTCACCAACACACCCAGGGAATGAAGGCTTGTCCTTGTCCCTAATCAAGTCAGAGTGCGGAGACCTTCAGGACATGTCTGACATCTCTCCATATTCAGGAAGTACa ATCCAAGAGGGGCTTTCTCCGAACCATCTGAAGAAAGCCAAGCTGATGTTCTTCTACACACGCTACCCCAGCTCCAACATGCTGAAGATGTTCTTCTCAGACGTGAAG TTCAACCGCTGCATCACATCTCAACTGATCAAGTGGTTCAGCAACTTCCGTGAGTTCTACTACATCCAGATGGAGAAATTCGCTCGGCAGGCCATCAACGACGGCGTGACAGGGGCAGATGAGCTGAGCGTGAGCCGGGACTGCGAGCTTTTCCGCGCTCTTAACATGCACTACAACAAGGCCAACGATTTTGAG CAGGTTCCGGAGCGATTCCTGGAAGTGGCACAGATCACGTTACGGGAGTTTTTCAATGCCATTGTGGCAGGCAAAGATGTTGATCCTTCCTGGAAGAAGGCCATATACAAGGTCATCTGCAAGCTGGACAGTGAGGTCCCAGAGATTTTCAAATCTCCCAATTGTCTGCAGGAGCTTCTGCATGAGTAG